One Ornithodoros turicata isolate Travis unplaced genomic scaffold, ASM3712646v1 Chromosome15, whole genome shotgun sequence DNA window includes the following coding sequences:
- the LOC135372427 gene encoding uncharacterized protein LOC135372427: MGNGSGSLRMDGGMKEHLVSSEAVGEQPEVSCRSVGTNTPCGGQVDGVIDINNAGKKRHDPAPGAVKVLPTTHASLQQREIMTPVAVPSVRIVSPECSEPRNDGGDDKRILNDSPVRSPPRSPPLRSTEVLSGNHRHANTASPLGGSRCSLFARSLLLSLLALMGVSSVLGVVSWRLFQEAQSIDYARNASSLLRLFLNGSFFPITNDSEAYVDINNDTLSPVGL; the protein is encoded by the exons ATGGGAAATGGGTCAGGATCACTCAGAATGGACGGCGGCATGAAGGAGCATCTGGTGTCTTCCGAAGCCGTAGGCGAACAGCCAGAAGTCAGCTGTCGCTCAGTGGGAACAAACACCCCTTGTGGAGGGCAAGTAGATGGAGTGATTGACATCAACAACGCGGGAAAGAAGAGGCATGACCCTGCGCCAGGTGCGGTAAAGGTACTGCCCACGACACATGCATCACTCCAGCAGCGAGAGATCATGACACCAGTGGCAGTACCATCTGTCAGGATCGTTTCTCCAGAATGCTCGGAGCCTCGGAACGACGGTGGCGACGATAAGCGCATCTTGAACGACAGTCCAGTCAGGTCGCCGCCCAGATCGCCGCCGTTGCGG TCTACCGAGGTGCTCAGCGGAAACCATCGTCATGCGAATACAGCTTCACCCCTTGGTGGGAGTCGGTGTTCGCTTTTTGCGCGGAGTCTCCTGCTCTCCCTGCTGGCCCTAATGGGCGTCTCCTCAGTCCTGGGCGTGGTGTCGTGGCGTCTCTTTCAAGAAGCCCAAAGCATTGATTACGCCCGCAACGCCTCATCTCTGCTGAGGCTCTTCCTGAACGGGTCGTTTTTCCCAATCACGAATGACTCAGAAGCGTACGTGGATATCAACAACGATACCCTGTCTCCTGTTGGCCTCTAA
- the LOC135372447 gene encoding uncharacterized protein LOC135372447 → MLLNIVLRSLGKSEDIADYLLLFLMKFKLGLSFSALGVLFGIHRTTAMRHFYAVLKCLTQETRGWIFWPSAAAVRSRLPKAFREKYPNCRGIIDCTEVPICKPTEPHKAALMYSNYKGTYTMKFLVSVTPCGFISFLSKAYGGRASDSFVTSDSGFLELIEPGDLILSDKGFPSIKSSLEEGVIVMPPFARGGEQFSAEEVDETYRIASVRIHVERCIQRMKVYAILTHKMRSEMLSCVDDIIHMCAILANLQPPIIQEEAPECA, encoded by the coding sequence ATGCTTCTGAACATTGTACTGCGCTCACTGGGAAAGTCCGAAGACATTGCCGACTATCTCCTCTTGTTTCTAATGAAGTTCAAGTTAGGACTGAGTTTCTCTGCACTTGGGGTACTCTTTGGCATCCACAGAACTACAGCAATGCGGCATTTTTATGCCGTGCTAAAATGTCTAACGCAAGAAACCAGGGGTTGGATCTTCTGGCCGTCTGCTGCAGCAGTGCGCTCGCGTCTGCCAAAAGCCTTCCGTGAGAAATACCCAAACTGCAGAGGAATAATAGATTGCACAGAAGTTCCCATCTGCAAGCCTACAGAACCACATAAGGCTGCACTCATGTATTCCAACTACAAAGGAACATACACCATGAAGTTCCTTGTGAGTGTAACTCCCTGTGGGTTCATATCATTTCTTTCCAAAGCTTATGGCGGGAGAGCCTCGGACAGCTTTGTAACCTCTGATTCTGGGTTTCTTGAGCTAATTGAGCCTGGCGATTTGATTCTTTCTGATAAGGGGTTCCCTTCGATAAAATCTTCGCTTGAAGAAGGTGTCATTGTAATGCCTCCGTTTGCAAGGGGTGGTGAACAGTTTTCTGCAGAGGAAGTGGATGAGACCTACCGTATTGCTTCAGTACGAATCCACGTGGAAAGATGCATTCAGCGAATGAAAGTATATGCAATCCTGACGCATAAGATGCGTAGCGAGATGCTTTCTTGTGTTGACGACATCATTCACATGTGTGCCATACTAGCAAACCTCCAGCCACCTATCATTCAGGAGGAAGCACCAGAATGTGCGTGA
- the LOC135372491 gene encoding neprilysin-1-like, with translation MFKFAHQQSSNSASDSTNSVDINNILHLRTGRITLAGLILVVLFVLLLGALTTILALNDVSGTSSALPNDDSHRAGTVKQPLGGDKAGPNETVWREMNDERTEEGFDSDYIPDPEKRIKGTPPVQPTDGLRGKPNMSSDEDSERKIDVKPENKNTDKHIPRKKVHKKVGHDSGASTSTMSGTLTMNVSGYTPLITSKQTDIATHYVTKKRTKRTTKASARGSSVVTHETQATRKPTSVAVEPSDTSISRSVKTMAGATNEEKARITTGANALSNGTAESRREPTGSGLSSKRTTGDPTQSTVENSVQSTQKKAFRVSASEAPTRPNTVTVARGSKQATWSEANTEAKTLSKSTEEAVMEITDATTSDHAKANGRLKPTQKHDEYGNETVCSTPDCLYIRWLINSSVDVSQDPCKNFHMYVCSGFNDKLSKTFDLVNGSVSNMITYNLSSDIYRQLVAEVPRVKGQSAFEKAASLLKHCLSSTLSDNTRAIRDFLQHNGMTLVDSLEFDPLEKLVEFSVHIDIPVLFQLTADFAPDTKEFTFFLMPCPQMMTLKINSLLSRITRMKFVEDILALTFAGHPINESIVAAVIEAEDKIIEITSKEYPRHSYVIPMSDLGFVDGDKDLSVRWHSALLLHTKGRLPGQRTLQVTAADLYIFCDIFLRSKVIGLRNTRIFIAWGTALYLNIISGHLEKKAALKYTCFSTVLKVFPIAAAYPVLFKHISNSRIAMVKKMTESITQALEESFMMSTWLDDQTQMAARKKLSMLRKYIGYLFNLTSLTAVDILLKDVPDLTGPYTGDLIKVKVAHTKLLWENVFEGSVEYATQGTLNGMTPVYSANAWYFAQTNTIVIPATIMFSPMFSHGAPPEVNYGALGRIITHEMMHGYDEFGRNFDGSGRRSTWFTNGSARAYEKLVGCHNISVKKATKTTRFEAFFNEYLADTMGERSLLKAYRMASRRSSVTIGRVKDLTKDQLFYVSWCLLWCGKNFPSESHPPPEDRCNFPLMNSVHFSETFSCPAYSPMNPKKCPFW, from the exons ATGTTCAAGTTCGCCCACCAACAATCGAGCAACAGCGCAAGTGATAGTACAAACAGCGTT GACATCAATAACATCCTTCATCTGAGGACTGGTAGGATCACCTTGGCAGGGCTCATCTTGGTCGTTCTTTTTGTGCTGCTTCTTGGGGCGTTGACGACAATATTGGCTCTGAATGACGTAAGTGGGACATCGTCTGCATTGCCTAATGACGATTCACATAGGGCCGGCACCGTGAAACAACCTCTTGGGGGGGACAAAGCTGGGCCAAATGAAACAGTTTGGCGCGAGATGAATGACGAGAGGACGGAAGAGGGGTTTGACAGTGATTACATCCCCGACCCAGAAAAGAGAATCAAAGGTACGCCACCTGTACAGCCCACGGATGGACTGAGAGGGAAACCAAATATGAGTTCGGACGAAGACTCTGAACGAAAGATTGATGTCAAACCTGAGAATAAAAATACGGACAAGCATATCCCGAGAAAGAAGGTTCACAAAAAGGTGGGACATGACTCTGGAGCTAGTACCAGTACCATGTCAGGGACGCTTACCATGAATGTGTCTGGGTACACACCTTTGATTACTTCAAAACAGACGGACATAGCAACTCATTACGTCACCAAAAAGAGAACGAAGAGGACAACTAAAGCGTCAGCACGAGGGTCATCTGTTGTAACACACGAGACGCAAGCGACAAGGAAACCGACATCAGTTGCGGTAGAACCGAGTGACACGTCGATATCTAGAAGTGTGAAGACGATGGCAGGAGCAACAAATGAAGAGAAGGCCAGGATAACAACTGGAGCAAATGCGCTAAGCAATGGAACAGCTGAAAGCAGGAGGGAGCCAACAGGATCTGGATTAAGTTCAAAAAGGACTACAGGAGACCCTACGCAGAGCACGGTAGAGAACTCCGTGCAAAGCACTCAGAAGAAAGCTTTTAGggtatctgcgagtgaagcacCCACGAGGCCGAATACGGTAACGGTTGCAAGaggaagcaagcaagcaacATGGAGCGAAGCCAATACTGAAGCAAAGACGTTGTCAAAGTCCACGGAAGAAGCAGTAATGGAAATCACGGATGCGACGACCTCTGATCATGCTAAGGCTAACGGGAGATTAAAGCCAACGCAGAAACATGACGAATACGGCAACGAAACGGTATGTAGTACTCCTGACTGCCTTTACATACGATGGCTGATTAACAGCTCTGTGGACGTATCGCAAGATCCTTGCAAGAACTTTCACATGTATGTGTGCAGCGGGTTCAATGACAAACTCTCAAAGACTTTTGACCTGGTGAATGGAAGTGTGTCCAACATGATAACTTACAATTTATCATCCGATATCTACCGACAATTGGTTGCGGAGGTCCCTCGTGTTAAAGGACAATCTGCTTTTGAGAAAGCAGCTTCACTGTTGAAGCACTGCTTGTCTTCTACTTTGTCGGATAACACGAGGGCTATTCGGGACTTCCTCCAGCACAATGGAATGACGCTTGTAGATAGCTTGGAATTTGATCCGCTGGAGAAGCTCGTCGAATTTTCAGTGCACATCGATATCCCGGTGTTATTCCAATTAACTGCAGACTTCGCACCCGACACGAAAGAGTTCACGTTCTTTCTAATGCCATGCCCGCAGATGATGACGTTGAAAATAAATAGTTTACTTAGTAGAATCACTCGAATGAAATTCGTTGAAGACATTTTGGCATTAACATTTGCCGGACATCCTATCAATGAATCCATAGTTGCTGCCGTCATAGAAGCGGAGGACAAAATAATAGAAATAACCAGCAAGGAGTATCCCCGACATAGCTACGTGATACCTATGTCCGACTTGGGGTTTGTAGACGGCGACAAAGACTTGTCGGTGAGGTGGCACAGTGCGCTTCTGCTCCACACGAAGGGTCGCCTTCCCGGCCAACGAACGCTCCAAGTTACAGCTGCCgatttatatattttttgtgaTATATTTTTGCGTTCGAAAGTAATAGGCCTGCGAAATACGCGGATATTCATTGCATGGGGGACTGCGTTGTACCTGAACATCATATCTGGACATCTGGAGAAGAAGGCGGCCCTAAAATATACATGCTTCAGCACTGTCCTCAAAGTGTTTCCTATCGCCGCAGCGTATCCAGTTCTGTTTAAACACATCAGCAATTCTAGGATCGCCATGGTGAAGAAAATGACTGAATCCATAACGCAGGCACTCGAAGAATCCTTCATGATGTCCACATGGCTTGATGATCAAACTCAGATGGCGGCACGCAAGAAATTATCGATGCTCAGAAAATACATAGGGTACTTATTCAACCTTACATCGCTAACAGCCGTCGACATTCTCTTGAAAGACGTCCCAGACCTGACGGGTCCCTATACCGGTGACCTGATCAAGGTCAAAGTGGCCCACACGAAATTACTGTGGGAAAATGTGTTTGAAGGATCCGTGGAGTACGCCACCCAGGGTACTCTCAATGGCATGACGCCGGTTTATTCCGCTAACGCCTGGTATTTCGCACAAACGAACACGATTGTCATCCCTGCGACCATCATGTTCAGTCCGATGTTCTCACATGGAGCACCACCGGAAGTCAATTACGGTGCCCTGGGACGCATCATAACTCACGAAATGATGCACGGCTACGACGAGTTTGGCAGAAATTTTGACGGGTCGGGTCGGCGTTCCACGTGGTTCACAAACGGCAGTGCGAGAGCTTACGAAAAACTAGTGGGGTGCCACAACATCAGCGTCAAAAAGGCTACGAAGACTACGCGCTTTGAGGCCTTCTTCAACGAATACCTCGCAGATACGATGGGCGAGCGTTCGCTGCTAAAGGCTTACAGGATGGCTTCTCGACGGTCGTCGGTGACTATTGGCCGCGTCAAGGATCTAACGAAGGATCAGCTCTTCTACGTCTCCTGGTGCTTGCTCTGGTGCGGAAAAAATTTTCCCAGCGAGTCGCATCCGCCGCCGGAGGACAGGTGCAACTTTCCCCTAATGAATTCCGTGCACTTCAGTGAGACGTTCTCGTGTCCCGCTTATTCTCCAATGAACCCAAAAAAGTGCCCCTTCTGGTAG